From the Planktothricoides raciborskii GIHE-MW2 genome, the window TTTTATTTGCCATGAGATGAGTCTTGGTAGTTCAGCCGGTCAATGTGGCGATTCCCGTAAGGAATCGGATATGCACGCGGAATCGCTCATAATGCGGATAGGGGCAATTCATCAATTGCCCCTACCATCAATTTCTAGTCAAACAATTGAGACCAGAAATCAGATTAACCAGAAATTAAGACTCATAAATCCGCGCTTCTACCGCTTCTGGATTGTCCTCGCAGTATTGTTCAAAGGCACTTTGTGGGGGTTTTTTGGCTTGTTGATGTGCCGCTTCAGCTTGAAGTTCTTCTACAATATCCCAAGCGGCAGCACATTCTTTAGAACTGGCGCCTTTAGCGGCACAAATTGCCCGTGCTTCTTCAATGGCTTTTTGGATTTCAGTTTGCATCACCGTTTCTTGCGGTTTCTCAACAAATTGACTCTTGGTGAGAATATCTGTCACGGATATAATGCCGAGAAGGCTGCCTTTAATCACTGGAGCGCGGCGAATTCCCGTATTAGCAAATAACCGCGCCACATATTCCACTCCCAGTTCGGGATTAACCACAATGCAGGGTTTGGTCATAATTTCATAGACCCGAAGTTTTTTCGGATCTTTCCCAAATGCAGCAACTTTATATACAATGTCGGTTTCGGTGACAATTCCGTAAGAATCTTGATCGTGACGACGTTGTACAATCAAGGCGCGTAAGCTTTTTTCTTTCATCAGCTTGACTGCATCGGCAACTGTGGCTGACCCCCGAATGGTCACCACATCTTTGGTCATAATTTCTCCAGCTTTCATCATGGCGATCGCCTTTTTCTAATTATTTCTTTATTCCTATATTAAACCTATTCGGTGCTCTTGTTAGTTGCTCTTGTTAAAATTTAGGCTAAAATTATCGGCGATTCGCAAGAGCGTCCGCTATCGCGGAATCGCAAA encodes:
- a CDS encoding CP12 domain-containing protein encodes the protein MMKAGEIMTKDVVTIRGSATVADAVKLMKEKSLRALIVQRRHDQDSYGIVTETDIVYKVAAFGKDPKKLRVYEIMTKPCIVVNPELGVEYVARLFANTGIRRAPVIKGSLLGIISVTDILTKSQFVEKPQETVMQTEIQKAIEEARAICAAKGASSKECAAAWDIVEELQAEAAHQQAKKPPQSAFEQYCEDNPEAVEARIYES